A section of the Virgibacillus sp. NKC19-3 genome encodes:
- the fdhD gene encoding formate dehydrogenase accessory sulfurtransferase FdhD, with protein sequence MNKTIHKEWEIVRFDGNTPFLEDEVIATESPLTVMLNGQEFATIVCSTTDLEDLLVGFLASEGVIRFYNDITSLSIDEALGFAHVELKKPLTIVQNDSSKRFIGSCCGKSRQFYFQSDVKTAKTVRSRLEITVDQCYSLMDQLQEKSIQFKETGGVHNAALGSVDEIVTMRTDIGRHNALDKIYGDILKNQRPLKDKVIIFSGRISSEVLLKVSKIGIGILLSKSAPTDLGLKLADDLGITTVGFVRNNKMNVYTHQERIIEANPYHNISTVGD encoded by the coding sequence ATGAATAAAACAATTCACAAGGAATGGGAAATTGTCCGGTTTGATGGGAATACACCGTTTCTAGAAGATGAAGTCATCGCTACTGAATCCCCTCTTACAGTAATGCTGAATGGTCAAGAGTTTGCGACGATTGTTTGCTCAACAACAGATTTAGAAGACCTACTCGTTGGCTTTCTTGCATCAGAAGGAGTTATTCGCTTTTACAATGATATTACATCCCTTTCCATCGATGAAGCACTGGGCTTTGCACATGTCGAGTTAAAAAAGCCGCTTACCATTGTTCAGAACGACAGTTCCAAACGGTTTATCGGTTCCTGCTGTGGGAAAAGCCGGCAATTTTACTTTCAAAGTGATGTGAAGACTGCTAAAACAGTCCGAAGCAGGCTCGAGATTACAGTCGATCAATGTTATTCACTTATGGATCAACTTCAAGAAAAATCGATACAATTTAAGGAAACTGGTGGGGTGCATAATGCAGCTCTCGGCAGCGTTGATGAAATAGTGACGATGCGTACCGATATCGGGAGGCATAATGCGCTTGATAAAATTTATGGAGATATTTTAAAAAATCAAAGGCCTCTAAAAGATAAAGTCATCATCTTTAGTGGAAGAATCTCTTCTGAGGTGCTCTTAAAAGTATCTAAAATTGGCATTGGAATCCTTCTGTCTAAGTCAGCGCCAACCGATCTCGGACTTAAATTAGCAGATGATTTAGGAATTACGACAGTAGGATTTGTGCGTAATAACAAAATGAATGTCTATACGCATCAGGAAAGAATTATAGAAGCGAATCCTTATCATAACATCAGCACAGTTGGAGATTAA
- a CDS encoding MoeB/ThiF family adenylyltransferase — translation MKDRYSRQTLFKPIGEAGQNKIGQKHVLIIGCGALGSPNAETLVRAGIGKLTIIDRDYVEFSNLQRQQLFTEKDAIDQMPKVIAAKKRLTAINSSVEIETHIMDATSQSLEPLLKDVDLVIDATDNFDIRFLMNDLLQKLAIPWIFGSCVSSMGMSYTILPKETPCLQCLLDTIPVSGATCDSVGIISPAVQMVVAHQSTEALKLLVEDEHALRTKLVTFDLWNNHYQTINVERAKKEACPTCGAEPSYKYLTYGAQTKMEVLCGRNTVQIRPNREIHLDDLANRLQKIAPIKTNDFLLSMEYRSCRIVFFQDGRALIHGTNSVEKAKSVYYQLVG, via the coding sequence ATGAAAGATCGATATTCTCGTCAAACGCTTTTTAAACCAATCGGTGAAGCAGGTCAAAATAAAATTGGCCAGAAACATGTTCTCATTATCGGCTGTGGTGCTTTAGGGTCTCCGAATGCTGAAACCTTAGTGCGTGCCGGTATTGGGAAACTTACGATCATTGATCGTGATTATGTAGAATTTAGCAATCTGCAGAGACAGCAGTTATTTACAGAAAAAGATGCAATCGATCAAATGCCAAAAGTAATTGCCGCAAAAAAACGATTAACAGCTATTAATTCAAGCGTAGAGATTGAAACGCATATCATGGACGCGACAAGCCAGTCATTAGAACCGCTTTTAAAAGATGTTGATCTGGTGATTGACGCGACCGACAATTTTGATATTCGTTTCTTGATGAATGACCTGCTGCAAAAGTTGGCCATACCCTGGATATTCGGTTCCTGTGTTAGTAGTATGGGGATGAGTTACACGATTTTGCCTAAAGAAACGCCTTGTCTTCAGTGCCTGCTGGATACGATACCAGTGTCTGGCGCTACTTGCGATTCTGTTGGGATTATTTCTCCAGCAGTGCAAATGGTTGTGGCACATCAATCGACAGAAGCATTAAAATTGTTGGTGGAAGATGAGCATGCGCTAAGAACCAAGCTTGTCACGTTTGATCTTTGGAACAATCACTATCAAACAATTAATGTGGAACGAGCAAAGAAGGAAGCATGTCCGACTTGCGGTGCTGAGCCAAGCTACAAGTATTTAACCTACGGAGCGCAAACAAAGATGGAAGTCCTTTGTGGTAGAAATACCGTGCAAATTCGGCCAAACCGGGAAATTCATTTGGATGATTTGGCAAATCGCCTGCAAAAAATTGCTCCAATAAAGACAAATGATTTTTTACTATCGATGGAATATCGTTCCTGTCGAATTGTATTTTTCCAAGATGGCAGAGCATTGATTCATGGGACGAATTCGGTCGAAAAAGCCAAAAGTGTCTATTATCAATTGGTAGGATAG
- a CDS encoding molybdenum cofactor biosynthesis protein MoaE: MADVRFEITEDPIQVENLIKKVERREAGAITTFMGTVREWTKGKRTIYLAYEAYVPMAVKMLAKIGEEVQTNWPDTEIAITHRIGQLNISDVAVAIAVSSPHRKASYEANEYAIERIKQIVPIWKKEHWEDGEKWIGDQLENVPYPEGKPTMEGVKK, encoded by the coding sequence ATGGCTGATGTACGTTTTGAAATCACAGAAGATCCGATTCAAGTAGAAAATCTGATAAAAAAGGTAGAGCGACGAGAAGCTGGTGCTATAACAACGTTTATGGGGACTGTGAGAGAGTGGACAAAAGGGAAAAGAACGATCTATTTAGCATATGAGGCGTATGTTCCTATGGCAGTTAAAATGTTGGCAAAAATCGGGGAAGAAGTTCAAACAAATTGGCCGGATACAGAAATTGCGATTACACACCGTATAGGTCAGTTAAACATTTCCGATGTCGCGGTTGCTATTGCCGTTTCTTCTCCGCATCGAAAAGCGTCTTATGAAGCGAATGAATACGCCATTGAACGGATTAAACAGATCGTACCGATTTGGAAAAAGGAGCATTGGGAAGACGGGGAAAAGTGGATTGGAGATCAATTGGAAAATGTACCTTACCCAGAAGGAAAACCAACTATGGAGGGTGTTAAAAAATGA
- the moaA gene encoding GTP 3',8-cyclase MoaA: MLTDKLGRPLQDLRISVTDRCNFRCTYCMPREIFGKDYPFMPKDHLLNFEEIERLGKIFVQLGVKKIRLTGGEPLMRKDLPVLIEKLASIDGLEDIGLTTNASLLASQAQKLKDAGLKRVNVSLDALDNTLFQSINDSSVKTERVLKGMKKARDVGLEVKVNMVVKKGMNDQEVIPMAKYFKKQGMTLRYIEFMDVGQTNGWDFTKVITKKELFQELSKHFQLEPVDPAYVGEVAKRYRYKGTNTEVGFITSVSESFCSTCTRARIAADGKLYTCLFAADGFDLKDILRSGASDEDIKATIVPTWKKRSDRYSDERTEETAKNRKKIEMSYIGG, encoded by the coding sequence ATGTTAACTGACAAATTAGGTCGTCCACTGCAAGATCTGCGGATTTCAGTGACAGACCGTTGTAATTTTAGATGTACGTATTGTATGCCAAGGGAAATATTCGGCAAGGATTATCCATTTATGCCGAAAGATCATCTGTTAAATTTTGAGGAGATTGAACGGCTTGGGAAAATCTTTGTCCAACTGGGGGTCAAAAAAATCCGCTTAACCGGCGGGGAACCCTTAATGCGAAAGGATTTGCCGGTTTTGATTGAAAAATTAGCTTCCATTGATGGGCTGGAGGATATTGGACTGACCACAAATGCGTCGCTCCTGGCGAGTCAGGCACAGAAATTAAAAGATGCCGGGTTGAAGCGGGTGAATGTCAGCTTGGATGCGTTAGATAACACCTTGTTCCAGTCGATTAATGACAGTAGTGTAAAAACAGAACGCGTTTTAAAAGGAATGAAGAAGGCTCGTGATGTTGGACTGGAAGTAAAAGTGAATATGGTCGTAAAAAAAGGGATGAATGATCAGGAAGTTATTCCGATGGCTAAATACTTTAAAAAGCAGGGAATGACATTACGATATATCGAATTTATGGATGTTGGCCAGACGAATGGCTGGGATTTTACTAAGGTTATTACAAAAAAGGAATTGTTTCAAGAGCTTTCTAAGCATTTCCAATTAGAACCAGTAGATCCTGCCTATGTAGGGGAAGTGGCAAAACGTTATCGTTACAAGGGTACGAATACGGAAGTAGGTTTTATTACATCGGTATCGGAGTCATTTTGTTCCACATGTACACGTGCGAGAATTGCCGCAGATGGGAAGCTTTATACCTGTTTGTTTGCCGCGGATGGATTTGATTTGAAGGATATTCTCAGATCCGGTGCCAGCGACGAGGATATTAAGGCTACTATTGTGCCAACATGGAAAAAGCGAAGCGATCGTTACTCCGATGAACGAACGGAAGAAACAGCGAAAAACAGGAAAAAGATAGAGATGTCCTATATTGGAGGCTAG
- a CDS encoding dimethyl sulfoxide reductase anchor subunit family protein produces the protein MHEWPLLIFTITMQAAIGGIFMLWFFQLRNRNKETLNMFHLFKIPLIVIALLSLVGLGASFAHLGSPMNAMNTLRNIGSSWMSREILVTGLFIGLACVNAAWALYRKKISSWLLLVATLVGFVDVYCMAAIYSNSLIGPWNSIHTFLSFYGTTFILGAVLAVALLIPTLYKQKMELEAKQFLKIALITVLVGIGFHAIGIALFPATMVETSIIESTATAGVLSSYQGMIASRWVISVLGIALLGYLVLSSNKKYLVNLSFIALLIFVMSEGMSRYVFYVLGA, from the coding sequence ATGCACGAATGGCCATTATTAATTTTCACCATAACGATGCAAGCAGCTATTGGCGGTATCTTTATGCTATGGTTTTTCCAGCTGAGAAATAGGAATAAGGAAACGCTGAATATGTTTCATCTGTTTAAAATTCCGTTAATCGTCATTGCTTTATTATCTTTAGTAGGATTGGGTGCTTCTTTTGCTCACCTCGGATCTCCAATGAATGCGATGAATACGCTGAGAAACATAGGTTCTTCATGGATGAGCCGGGAAATTTTAGTAACGGGATTATTTATTGGTTTAGCTTGTGTCAATGCCGCTTGGGCACTTTATCGTAAAAAGATTTCATCCTGGCTGTTACTTGTTGCGACATTGGTAGGATTTGTTGATGTTTATTGCATGGCAGCAATTTATTCCAATTCTTTAATCGGACCTTGGAACTCTATTCATACGTTTCTGTCATTTTACGGAACGACTTTCATATTAGGAGCTGTACTTGCTGTAGCTCTACTGATACCAACGCTATATAAACAAAAAATGGAATTGGAAGCAAAGCAATTTTTAAAGATAGCGTTAATTACCGTGTTAGTAGGGATTGGATTTCATGCGATTGGCATTGCCTTATTCCCGGCAACAATGGTAGAGACAAGTATTATCGAAAGCACTGCAACAGCAGGGGTCCTGTCGAGTTATCAAGGTATGATTGCTTCCCGATGGGTAATATCCGTTTTGGGTATAGCCTTGCTGGGATATTTGGTGCTATCATCCAATAAAAAGTATTTGGTTAACCTTTCTTTTATTGCATTACTAATATTTGTCATGTCTGAAGGTATGAGTCGTTATGTGTTTTATGTATTAGGGGCATAG
- a CDS encoding DMSO/selenate family reductase complex B subunit has translation MVQMGFYINSQLCTGCNACVVACKDKNDLDVGINFRRVYEHTEGGYGKSNQGITQNVQTFFTSISCNHCDEPKCMENCPTTAMYKREEDGVVVIDHDKCVGCRYCEWNCPYGAPQYNEELGKMTKCDTCLDLREAGEEPACVAACPMRAIEFGPIEELREKYGDTADVRGLPSSSITKPNLVINAHKDASK, from the coding sequence ATGGTTCAAATGGGCTTTTATATAAATAGTCAATTATGTACTGGATGTAACGCCTGTGTAGTAGCATGTAAGGATAAAAATGACTTAGATGTTGGTATTAATTTCCGGCGCGTGTATGAACACACAGAAGGTGGTTATGGAAAGAGTAATCAAGGAATCACGCAAAACGTACAAACATTTTTTACTTCTATATCATGTAACCATTGTGATGAGCCAAAATGTATGGAGAATTGTCCAACAACTGCGATGTATAAACGAGAAGAAGATGGCGTTGTTGTCATCGACCATGATAAGTGTGTTGGATGTAGATATTGTGAATGGAACTGTCCGTATGGAGCACCACAATATAATGAGGAATTAGGGAAGATGACAAAATGTGACACATGTCTAGATCTCCGTGAAGCAGGGGAAGAGCCAGCCTGTGTTGCTGCCTGTCCAATGCGCGCGATTGAATTTGGTCCTATTGAAGAGTTACGTGAAAAATATGGAGATACAGCAGATGTAAGAGGACTTCCAAGTTCATCTATTACGAAACCAAATCTTGTGATTAATGCACATAAAGATGCAAGTAAATAA
- a CDS encoding formate dehydrogenase subunit gamma, whose amino-acid sequence MSKKRKSLVKRYNRVDMIMHWTVAVGFILAMLTGYAVFFEGTSSLLVNEVGFVIRLVHRIGGVIFVLAPILYFIFSKKRFGFLRAFKWDKSDFGWLKAAPKHYFVGGGDMPPQQKYNTGQKLFYLFAVVFGVLLVVSGFFLWFSWFSPTVGLIMLFIHDVSAVLLTLFFFVHVYLVAFHPDERTSFNAMTTGYMDRGFAKHHHELWYNEVKDEEEKKKQENKEVI is encoded by the coding sequence ATGAGTAAAAAGCGAAAAAGTTTAGTAAAAAGATATAATCGTGTCGATATGATTATGCACTGGACAGTAGCAGTAGGATTTATATTAGCTATGCTTACAGGATATGCTGTCTTTTTTGAAGGGACATCAAGTCTATTAGTTAATGAAGTTGGGTTTGTGATCAGACTTGTTCATCGAATTGGTGGAGTCATCTTTGTTCTAGCTCCAATTCTTTACTTTATCTTTTCTAAAAAAAGGTTTGGTTTTCTAAGAGCATTTAAATGGGATAAAAGTGACTTTGGCTGGTTGAAAGCAGCACCAAAACATTATTTCGTTGGAGGGGGTGACATGCCTCCTCAACAAAAATACAATACAGGTCAAAAATTATTTTACTTATTTGCTGTTGTATTTGGTGTTTTGTTAGTGGTTTCTGGTTTCTTTCTATGGTTCAGCTGGTTCTCGCCAACAGTTGGGTTGATTATGCTGTTTATTCATGATGTTTCAGCTGTTTTATTAACACTGTTCTTCTTTGTTCACGTTTATTTGGTTGCATTTCATCCAGATGAGCGTACTTCCTTCAATGCAATGACAACAGGCTATATGGATAGAGGGTTTGCCAAACATCATCACGAACTATGGTATAACGAAGTCAAAGATGAAGAAGAAAAGAAAAAACAAGAAAATAAGGAAGTTATCTGA
- a CDS encoding 4Fe-4S dicluster domain-containing protein, with product MAKTNDKAILVDISLCIGCKACQIACKEWHDLPATEFEKVSGTYQNPADRSENTPMLMRFLEKYDETTDTMDWLIWKDQCMHCTDAPCVEVCPSGALFTHEDGFVGLENDKCIGCTYCSKVCPFDSPRFETDALTGNKRMNKCDFCQDRVTNGELPACVQTCPTNALEFDTWDGAVEKAHERVEQIKDRYPEANVYGDKEMGGTHYIYVLTEKPETFGLPAQPETNDLVGFRQDVLKPATQLFMGATAVGLLTNFIISSSAFGNEETQEDQPKDGGEKDE from the coding sequence ATGGCTAAGACAAATGATAAAGCTATTTTGGTTGATATATCTCTTTGTATCGGATGTAAAGCTTGTCAGATAGCCTGTAAGGAATGGCATGACCTTCCTGCTACGGAATTTGAAAAGGTATCAGGAACGTATCAAAACCCAGCTGACCGTTCTGAAAACACGCCAATGTTGATGAGGTTTTTAGAGAAATATGACGAAACGACAGATACCATGGACTGGTTAATTTGGAAAGATCAATGTATGCACTGTACCGATGCGCCGTGTGTAGAAGTTTGTCCTTCAGGGGCGCTATTTACACATGAAGATGGATTTGTTGGACTTGAAAACGATAAATGCATTGGATGTACTTATTGCTCCAAAGTTTGTCCATTTGATAGTCCACGATTTGAAACAGATGCACTTACAGGAAACAAGCGCATGAATAAATGTGATTTTTGCCAGGATAGAGTAACAAACGGCGAACTTCCTGCTTGTGTCCAGACTTGCCCGACAAATGCATTGGAATTTGATACGTGGGATGGTGCGGTGGAAAAAGCGCATGAACGTGTAGAACAAATTAAAGACAGATACCCAGAAGCGAATGTGTATGGAGATAAAGAGATGGGTGGTACACACTACATCTATGTCTTAACAGAAAAACCTGAAACATTTGGATTACCTGCACAACCCGAGACAAATGATTTAGTTGGTTTTCGTCAAGATGTTCTGAAACCAGCAACGCAATTATTTATGGGAGCAACGGCAGTTGGATTGTTGACTAACTTTATTATTTCCTCATCAGCATTCGGCAACGAAGAGACACAAGAAGATCAGCCGAAAGATGGCGGTGAAAAAGATGAGTAA
- a CDS encoding molybdopterin molybdotransferase MoeA encodes MVERRKPIKVDEAISRVMEYREEGSVWHVPIEESYGNFLAEDLVADHHVPPFDRSPYDGFAIRAKDTEVAASNNPIFVEVVGEIGAGSVFDGSVGEMQAVRIMTGAQMPEECDAVVMFESVKEMDRDGKKMIQIKRRFQAGDNVSFTGEDTKQGEVLAYKGTYITPGVVALLATFGYRNVPVGKKPKVGIIATGSELLEVDEAIQPGKIRNSNAYMVYAQVERAGGEPIYVGQFSDDFDTCFKQVTDALKEVDCLITTGGVSVGDYDYLPAIYEQLHAHVLFNKVGMRPGSVTTVAEKEGKLLFGLSGNPSACYVGFELFTRPIIRSYLHSFNPASKKETAILGADFPKPNPFDRFVRGHLTYNEGKLIATPVGLDKSNVVSSLGKTNILIVLPGGTRGFETGDEVNVILLEDQEGTTLDAFFNDGDKKRSLNYG; translated from the coding sequence ATGGTTGAACGGCGAAAACCAATTAAAGTAGATGAAGCAATCTCACGTGTGATGGAATATCGAGAAGAAGGCAGTGTTTGGCATGTGCCTATTGAGGAAAGCTATGGGAATTTTCTTGCTGAGGATTTAGTTGCGGATCATCATGTGCCTCCTTTTGACCGGTCGCCCTATGATGGATTTGCGATTCGCGCAAAAGATACAGAAGTAGCTGCCAGCAACAATCCTATTTTCGTAGAAGTGGTTGGTGAAATTGGAGCTGGAAGTGTTTTTGACGGGTCCGTTGGCGAGATGCAGGCCGTACGAATTATGACAGGTGCCCAGATGCCTGAGGAATGCGATGCTGTTGTGATGTTCGAATCCGTTAAGGAAATGGATAGAGACGGAAAAAAGATGATTCAAATCAAACGCAGATTTCAAGCAGGCGATAATGTTTCATTTACAGGTGAAGATACCAAGCAGGGAGAGGTTCTTGCATATAAAGGCACATACATTACTCCAGGGGTTGTTGCATTACTGGCAACATTTGGTTATAGGAACGTTCCTGTCGGTAAAAAACCGAAAGTCGGTATTATTGCGACAGGCAGTGAATTATTAGAAGTTGATGAAGCAATACAACCAGGAAAAATTAGAAATAGTAATGCATACATGGTCTATGCGCAAGTTGAACGCGCTGGTGGAGAACCCATTTATGTGGGACAATTCAGTGATGATTTTGACACCTGTTTTAAACAGGTAACCGATGCGCTTAAAGAAGTGGATTGTTTAATTACGACGGGCGGAGTTTCCGTTGGTGATTACGATTACCTTCCGGCTATTTATGAACAACTGCATGCGCATGTGTTGTTTAATAAAGTAGGTATGCGTCCAGGTAGTGTCACAACCGTTGCCGAGAAAGAAGGTAAACTATTATTTGGTCTATCCGGAAATCCTTCCGCATGCTATGTTGGATTTGAACTTTTTACAAGGCCGATTATTCGTTCATACTTGCATTCATTTAATCCGGCATCGAAAAAGGAAACTGCAATACTGGGTGCTGATTTTCCAAAGCCGAATCCGTTTGATCGCTTTGTGCGGGGACATTTAACGTACAACGAAGGAAAGCTGATTGCTACACCGGTTGGATTGGATAAATCAAATGTTGTGTCCTCGTTAGGGAAAACAAATATCCTCATTGTCTTACCTGGTGGAACAAGGGGATTTGAGACAGGCGATGAAGTTAACGTTATTTTGCTGGAAGATCAGGAGGGAACAACGTTAGATGCTTTCTTCAATGATGGAGATAAGAAAAGGAGCCTGAACTATGGCTGA
- the fdnG gene encoding formate dehydrogenase-N subunit alpha, with protein MPKLTRRSFMKFTAASVAAAALADKTTVQANTLDGKQAFPLMTAGAASAYGLCHFCSVGCGLDIKVKDGKVISTEGFKDHPINEGALCPKGRSMKEIPNSDSRLTHPLVRKPGSDEWEPISWDDAFDKIVDKVVEVRDETFTKTDNIDGEDVTVNRLDGIFSLGSAEIDNEEAYLYTKFNRTLGVHNYSHQAEIUHAPTVASLAPSFGSGAMTNNFPDMKNAEVILIAGNNTAECHPLAMRWVLEAQKRGATLIVVDPRFNRTAKVADIYAPIRPGTDIGYLSAIIKYIVDNDLYDETYLREHTNALYKVNPDFHFHDGIFSGYNENGSYDKDSWTYQLDSDGLPLVADSLTDPDCVLMKLKEHFQDYTFEKGSEITGIPAEKLQLIAETFVDKRPGTILYALGMTQKSMGTQGIRMYAMIQLLLGNMGMPGGGINANRGEPNVQGTTDLACMAHILPGYIPIPTDANPTLNDYIQSVGTTLGKQMISLLKAWFGDNATPENEFGYHYLPKRDSTLSSATYVPIFEKLNQDAFKMGFIFGQNPVVSTPTLEMALEGLSKLDLLVVSEIFETETSSFWQHPDFNSKDIKTEVLLLPAASTFEKDGTMTNSSRWIQGKEAVIPTVGESMPDADILYEIMMRLKKRLANSNDSKDEGVLSSTWDYPMMSHGIDMEAVLKEMNGYDLKTSKLLDSSSQIQSREPGTVSSGVGGLYTGVITEEGNHSLRRDNADPSGLGVHPNWTFAWPGNSRVLWNRGSVDKDGKPRDKDRGIVSWNGSSWEGPDVLHIADKDKAPDTPEGSKVFSTGEGKGALFRGVFTMPQQDAPELKLESGYDPNVFKVAPISNEGGIGDGPLPAHYEPLESPVKNPMFSQQSNPTAAPVELPEFQKYGEGKDYPHVLTTYMVTEQFLSGGVTRNTPQLNELMPSNFAEISKSLAKEIGVESGDSVVISTARGEITIEAMVTDRMQTLKIDGRDVEVIGVPWGWGFKGLVTGESINSVTNSGYDPNTGTPEYKACACNVTKGGM; from the coding sequence ATGCCAAAATTAACACGGCGAAGTTTCATGAAGTTCACAGCAGCTTCTGTTGCAGCTGCGGCGCTGGCTGATAAGACAACCGTACAAGCGAATACACTTGATGGAAAGCAGGCTTTTCCATTAATGACAGCAGGTGCAGCATCAGCTTATGGCCTTTGTCACTTTTGCTCTGTAGGTTGTGGTCTTGACATTAAGGTGAAGGATGGCAAAGTAATTTCGACAGAGGGATTTAAAGATCACCCGATTAATGAGGGGGCATTATGTCCAAAAGGACGTTCTATGAAAGAAATACCTAACTCAGATTCAAGATTAACGCATCCACTGGTTAGGAAGCCCGGAAGTGATGAATGGGAGCCCATCTCATGGGATGATGCTTTTGATAAAATTGTAGATAAGGTAGTAGAAGTACGTGATGAAACATTCACAAAAACCGATAATATTGATGGAGAAGATGTCACAGTCAATCGGTTAGACGGTATATTTAGTCTTGGGAGTGCTGAAATAGATAACGAAGAAGCATATCTTTATACGAAGTTTAACCGTACGTTAGGAGTTCATAATTATTCTCACCAGGCTGAGATATGACACGCGCCAACGGTGGCTAGTTTAGCCCCTTCATTTGGCAGTGGTGCCATGACAAATAATTTTCCGGATATGAAAAATGCGGAAGTTATTCTAATAGCAGGTAATAATACAGCGGAATGCCATCCGCTGGCGATGCGTTGGGTACTTGAAGCGCAGAAACGCGGCGCAACATTGATTGTAGTTGATCCCCGGTTCAACCGTACAGCAAAAGTCGCTGATATTTATGCACCTATCCGTCCGGGTACAGACATTGGATATTTAAGTGCGATTATCAAATATATTGTGGATAACGATTTATATGATGAAACATATCTGCGTGAACATACGAACGCGTTGTATAAAGTAAATCCGGATTTTCATTTCCATGATGGAATATTTTCAGGTTACAACGAAAACGGCTCCTATGATAAAGACAGCTGGACGTATCAATTGGATTCAGATGGGTTGCCATTAGTTGCAGATTCTTTAACGGATCCGGATTGTGTCCTCATGAAATTGAAAGAGCATTTTCAAGATTATACGTTTGAAAAAGGTAGCGAAATTACTGGAATACCAGCTGAAAAACTGCAACTTATTGCTGAGACATTTGTTGATAAGCGTCCGGGAACTATTTTATACGCACTTGGTATGACCCAAAAATCAATGGGTACACAAGGAATAAGGATGTATGCCATGATCCAACTGTTACTCGGTAACATGGGAATGCCCGGAGGCGGAATTAATGCAAACCGAGGTGAGCCAAATGTTCAAGGAACAACAGATCTGGCTTGCATGGCTCATATTTTACCTGGTTATATCCCAATACCGACGGATGCAAATCCAACATTGAATGATTATATCCAATCTGTTGGAACAACCTTAGGTAAGCAAATGATATCTTTATTAAAAGCTTGGTTTGGTGATAATGCAACACCAGAAAATGAATTTGGTTATCATTACTTGCCAAAACGCGACTCAACATTATCATCTGCTACCTATGTACCTATTTTTGAAAAGTTGAATCAAGATGCGTTCAAGATGGGTTTTATCTTCGGACAAAATCCGGTAGTCAGTACGCCTACCTTAGAAATGGCCTTGGAAGGATTAAGTAAGTTAGATCTACTGGTAGTTTCTGAGATTTTTGAAACAGAGACGAGCTCATTCTGGCAGCATCCCGATTTTAATTCCAAGGATATCAAAACGGAAGTACTTCTATTACCAGCAGCGAGTACCTTTGAAAAAGACGGAACCATGACAAACTCCAGCCGTTGGATTCAAGGAAAAGAGGCGGTTATCCCTACGGTGGGTGAATCAATGCCGGATGCTGATATTCTTTATGAGATTATGATGAGACTTAAAAAGCGTTTGGCAAACAGCAACGATTCAAAAGATGAGGGTGTTCTTTCCTCAACTTGGGATTATCCAATGATGAGTCATGGGATTGATATGGAAGCTGTTCTTAAAGAAATGAACGGCTATGATCTCAAAACTAGTAAACTGCTGGACTCCAGTTCGCAAATTCAGAGCCGGGAACCTGGAACAGTATCTTCCGGCGTCGGTGGTCTGTACACAGGAGTTATTACCGAGGAAGGGAATCATTCTTTACGCCGTGATAATGCAGATCCAAGTGGTCTTGGTGTTCACCCGAATTGGACATTTGCATGGCCGGGGAATTCCCGTGTTCTTTGGAACCGAGGTTCTGTTGATAAAGACGGAAAACCTCGTGATAAAGATCGAGGCATTGTTTCTTGGAATGGAAGTAGTTGGGAGGGGCCTGATGTCTTGCACATAGCTGATAAAGACAAAGCTCCAGATACGCCAGAAGGAAGTAAAGTATTTTCAACTGGTGAAGGAAAAGGAGCGCTATTTCGTGGAGTATTTACAATGCCCCAACAAGACGCACCTGAATTAAAACTTGAATCCGGATATGATCCGAATGTATTTAAGGTAGCACCTATCAGTAATGAAGGTGGAATTGGGGATGGGCCGTTGCCTGCTCACTATGAGCCGTTAGAATCTCCTGTTAAGAATCCAATGTTCAGCCAACAATCTAATCCGACAGCAGCTCCGGTGGAGTTACCTGAGTTTCAAAAGTATGGGGAAGGCAAAGATTACCCACATGTATTGACGACCTATATGGTAACAGAGCAATTCCTATCCGGTGGGGTAACACGAAACACACCGCAATTAAATGAATTGATGCCATCTAATTTTGCGGAAATAAGTAAAAGCCTTGCGAAAGAAATTGGTGTAGAATCTGGGGATTCGGTTGTGATTTCAACTGCTCGAGGTGAGATTACTATTGAGGCTATGGTTACAGATCGTATGCAAACCTTGAAGATAGATGGTAGAGATGTTGAAGTTATCGGCGTACCATGGGGTTGGGGTTTCAAAGGGTTAGTAACAGGTGAGTCGATTAATAGTGTGACGAATTCAGGTTATGACCCAAATACAGGTACACCGGAATATAAGGCATGTGCATGTAATGTGACAAAGGGAGGTATGTAA